tttgtacACTTTATACTTTTCCAAGGATTGGATGCGTGCTATCAGTAGATGTAGTATTGAATTTATTACTTTAACTCTTGAAGATTTAGAGGATCACTACAAAGCACTGACTacagtaaaacaaacaaatacagaTCAGAAATCATCACCATCTACATTAattggaaataataataataattcaactgTTTCAGCTGTTAAGTCTTCAATATTTTCTAGACGTTCGAATCCGTTTAATAAAAGTAATAGTGTTACTGGCACTAGTTACGATATCGATCCTACTGGGTTTAATAGTCAATCACGCAAATTGTGTCCATCCAGTAGTTCCAATGGTTTATTAAATCAAACCACATCGTCCTCTATAAATCATACTCAATGGTTATTAACACAGAATTGGGAACAATTAAATTCTCGTTTAAAAGCTCAATTCATGATATTTGACAACAAAACTGACACATGAACAaattaattaccattaaatttcatttctgttttataTAATTTGTATAGTTTTGTTAGTAGACTTTGGCTCAATGCTCaatgtaaatataatttttatttactttgaatTAGTACTATTGTTATCTACTCCAAATCTTTGACTAACGTTTTAGTATCAGACTACTTAATTTAATGGTTTCAGCTACGTAACTTCAATGCATAAACCATTTCTCAGTTTAAGTATTTGTGTTGAATAAATGCTAGAATTATGTTTTTTTCCACTTTTTCAGCATACAAATAGTGTACCATTGCAAAACTGAAGCTCATTATTATCCAgctttgttttttatttatactTATTACTGTACATCCAAGTATATTTGAATGCTCAATTATTTCGGTTAACTATTAAAAGGTTGTTATATGTGGTTCATTCAAACATAAATGGCAAAAGAACTCTACTTATTAGTTTGTTTTCACGCTTTTATAGATAGTAATACGTTTAATAATTACGTATTAACAGTTAAACTTGTTGACTGATTGTCAGAAAGATAgtctacaaaataaaatgattatgtGTTCTTTTTTTCGCAGTCAGTTTCAATCGATTTCTGACAACTAATTGATTTAAGGTTGTAACAGATCTTGGGGCGTAGATGAAATGTCCTCCTGATAGCATAGGGTCGAGTACACCAAAAAACCAACTCGTTCTGCTCTACTTTAAGGTTTTTAAACATAGTCTTTAAATGTACGGAATATTCGCAGGTTACCATTATTTGACTATAGATAAATTCAAAGTATTGCTTGCATATGTTGAAATTATCGAGTGAGCAATACTGAGGTTT
This genomic stretch from Schistosoma haematobium chromosome 5, whole genome shotgun sequence harbors:
- the PHETA1 gene encoding Sesquipedalian-1 (EggNog:ENOG410VAGM~COG:T); this translates as MPIFNPKTVTNFLTYEKEEKVGFLWKKRSEQKKSYKKRYFILCGNILAYFDKKLDKEPLGIIFLDCHIVEMLDDLKMAIRFRGPGELSRSYILKGETAEDIEDWMRAISRCSIEFITLTLEDLEDHYKALTTVKQTNTDQKSSPSTLIGNNNNNSTVSAVKSSIFSRRSNPFNKSNSVTGTSYDIDPTGFNSQSRKLCPSSSSNGLLNQTTSSSINHTQWLLTQNWEQLNSRLKAQFMIFDNKTDT